A stretch of Capricornis sumatraensis isolate serow.1 chromosome 10, serow.2, whole genome shotgun sequence DNA encodes these proteins:
- the BAP1 gene encoding ubiquitin carboxyl-terminal hydrolase BAP1 isoform X2, with the protein MNKGWLELESDPGLFTLLVEDFGVKGVQVEEIYDLQSKCQGPVYGFIFLFKWIEERRSRRKVSTLVDDTSVIDDDIVNNMFFAHQLIPNSCATHALLSVLLNCSSVDLGPTLSRMKDFTKGFSPESKGYAIGNAPELAKAHNSHARPEPRHLPEKQNGLSAVRTMEAFHFVSYVPITGRLFELDGLKVYPIDHGPWGEDEEWTDKARRVIMERIGLATAGIKYEARLHVLKVNRQTILEALQQLIRVTQPELIQTHKSQESQLPEESKPASSKSPLALETSRAPVASESTHTDGVEEVAGSCPQAPTHSPPSKPKLVVKPPGSNINGVPPNPTPIVQRLPAFLDNHNYAKSPMQEEEDLAAGVGRSRVPVRPPQQYSDDEDDYEDEEEDDAQSTSSAIRYKRKGPGKPGPLSSSGDGQLSVLQPNTISVLAEKLTESQKDLSIPLSIKTSSGAGSPAVAVPTHSQPSPTPSNESTDTASEIGSAFNSPLRSPIRSANPTRPSSPVTSHISKVLFGEDDSLLRVDCIRYNRAVRDLGPVISTGLLHLAEDGVLSPLALTESGKGSSPSIRPSQGSQGSGSPEEKEVVEAVDSREKPGLVRPSEPLNGEKYSPKELLALLKCVEAEIANYEACLKEEVEKRKKFKIDDQRRTHNYDEFICTFISMLAQEGMLANLVEQNISVRRRQGVSIGRLHKQRKPDRRKRSRPYKAKRQ; encoded by the exons ATGAATAAGGGCTGGCTGGAGCTGGAGAGCGACCCTG GCCTCTTCACCCTCCTCGTGGAAGATTTCG GTGTCAAAGGCGTGCAGGTGGAGGAGATCTATGACCTTCAGAGCAAATGCCAGGG CCCCGTGTATGGATTCATCTTCCTGTTCAAATGGATCGAAGAGCGCCGATCCCGTCGCAAGGTCTCTACCTTGGTGGATGATACATCTGTGATTGATGATGATATTGTGAATAACATGTTCTTTGCCCACCAG CTGATCCCCAACTCTTGTGCCACCCATGCCCTGCTGAGCGTGCTCCTGAACTGCAGCAGTGTGGACCTGGGGCCCACCCTGAGTCGCATGAAGGACTTCACCAAAGGCTTCAGCCCCGAG AGCAAAGGATATGCGATTGGCAATGCTCCGGAGTTGGCCAAGGCACATAATAGCCATGCCAG GCCTGAGCCCCGCCACCTCCCCGAGAAGCAGAATGGCCTTAGTGCTGTGCGGACCATGGAAGCCTTCCACTTTGTCAGCTATGTGCCTATCACAGGCCGGCTTTTTGAGCTGGATGGGCTGAAGGTCTACCCCATTGACCATG ggccctggggggAGGACGAGGAGTGGACGGATAAAGCCCGGCGGGTCATCATGGAGCGTATTGGCCTCGCCACTGCAGG AATCAAGTATGAGGCCAGGCTACACGTGTTGAAGGTGAACCGTCAGACCATACTGGAGGCCCTGCAGCAG CTGATCAGGGTGACACAGCCAGAGCTGATTCAGACCCATAAGTCTCAAGAGTCACAGCTGCCTGAAGAGTCCAAACCCGCCAGCAGCAAGTCCCCTCTGGCACTGGAAACAAGCAGAGCTCCGGTGGCCTCTGAGAGCACCCACACAG ATGGTGTGGAGGAGGTGGCTGGTTCGTGCCCACAAGCCCCGACCCACAGCCCTCCTAGCAAACCCAAGCTGGTGGTGAAGCCTCCAGGGAGCAACATCAATGGGGttccccccaaccccactccTATTGTGCAGCGGCTGCCAGCCTTTCTGGACAATCACAACTATGCCAAGTCCCCCATGCAG GAGGAGGAAGACCTGGCAGCAGGTGTGGGCCGCAGCAGAGTTCCAGTGCGCCCGCCCCAGCAGTACTCAGACGACGAGGATGACTACGAGGATGAGGAGGAGGACGACGCACAGAGCACCAGCTCCGCCATCAG GTATAAGCGAAAGGGCCCGGGGAAGCCAGGGCCGTTGAGCAGCTCTGGGGATGGGCAACTGTCAGTGCTGCAGCCCAACACTATCAGCGTCTTGGCCGAGAAGCTCACAGAGTCCCAGAAGGACCTCTCGATTCCCCTGTCCATCAAGACGAGCAGCGGGGCCGGGAGTCCGGCTGTGGCAGTGCCCACACACTCGCAGCCCTCGCCCACCCCCAGCAACGAGAGCACGGACACAGCCTCTGAGATTGGCAGCGCTTTCAATTCGCCACTGCGCTCGCCTATCCGCTCAGCCAACCCCACGCGGCCCTCTAGTCCCGTCACCTCCCACATCTCCAAGGTGCTTTTTGGAGAGGACGACAGCCTGCTGCGTGTTGACTGCATACGCTACAATCGTGCTGTACGCGACCTGGGTCCTGTCATCAGCACGGGCCTCCTGCACCTGGCTGAGGATGGTGTGCTGAGTCCCCTGGCACTGACAG AGAGTGGGAAGGGTTCCTCCCCTTCCATCAGACCGAGCCAAGGCAGCCAGGGGTCTGGCAgcccagaggagaaggaggtggtggAGGCTGTGGACAGTAGAGAGAAGCCGGGGCTGGTCAGGCCTAGCGAGCCCTTGAATGGGGAGAAGTATTCACCCAAG GAGCTGCTAGCGCTGCTGAAGTGTGTGGAGGCTGAGATTGCAAACTATGAGGCCTGTCTCAAGGAAGAagtggagaagaggaagaagttcAAG ATTGACGACCAGAGAAGGACCCACAACTACGATGAGTTCATCTGCACCTTCATCTCCATGCTGGCTCAGGAAG GCATGCTGGCCAACCTGGTGGAGCAGAACATCTCAGTGCGACGGCGCCAGGGGGTCAGCATTGGCCGGCTCCACAAGCAGCGGAAGCCGGACCGGCGGAAACGCTCCCGTCCCTATAAGGCCAAGCGCCAGTGA
- the BAP1 gene encoding ubiquitin carboxyl-terminal hydrolase BAP1 isoform X1 has protein sequence MNKGWLELESDPGLFTLLVEDFGVKGVQVEEIYDLQSKCQGPVYGFIFLFKWIEERRSRRKVSTLVDDTSVIDDDIVNNMFFAHQLIPNSCATHALLSVLLNCSSVDLGPTLSRMKDFTKGFSPESKGYAIGNAPELAKAHNSHARPEPRHLPEKQNGLSAVRTMEAFHFVSYVPITGRLFELDGLKVYPIDHGPWGEDEEWTDKARRVIMERIGLATAGEPYHDIRFNLMAVVPDRRIKYEARLHVLKVNRQTILEALQQLIRVTQPELIQTHKSQESQLPEESKPASSKSPLALETSRAPVASESTHTDGVEEVAGSCPQAPTHSPPSKPKLVVKPPGSNINGVPPNPTPIVQRLPAFLDNHNYAKSPMQEEEDLAAGVGRSRVPVRPPQQYSDDEDDYEDEEEDDAQSTSSAIRYKRKGPGKPGPLSSSGDGQLSVLQPNTISVLAEKLTESQKDLSIPLSIKTSSGAGSPAVAVPTHSQPSPTPSNESTDTASEIGSAFNSPLRSPIRSANPTRPSSPVTSHISKVLFGEDDSLLRVDCIRYNRAVRDLGPVISTGLLHLAEDGVLSPLALTESGKGSSPSIRPSQGSQGSGSPEEKEVVEAVDSREKPGLVRPSEPLNGEKYSPKELLALLKCVEAEIANYEACLKEEVEKRKKFKIDDQRRTHNYDEFICTFISMLAQEGMLANLVEQNISVRRRQGVSIGRLHKQRKPDRRKRSRPYKAKRQ, from the exons ATGAATAAGGGCTGGCTGGAGCTGGAGAGCGACCCTG GCCTCTTCACCCTCCTCGTGGAAGATTTCG GTGTCAAAGGCGTGCAGGTGGAGGAGATCTATGACCTTCAGAGCAAATGCCAGGG CCCCGTGTATGGATTCATCTTCCTGTTCAAATGGATCGAAGAGCGCCGATCCCGTCGCAAGGTCTCTACCTTGGTGGATGATACATCTGTGATTGATGATGATATTGTGAATAACATGTTCTTTGCCCACCAG CTGATCCCCAACTCTTGTGCCACCCATGCCCTGCTGAGCGTGCTCCTGAACTGCAGCAGTGTGGACCTGGGGCCCACCCTGAGTCGCATGAAGGACTTCACCAAAGGCTTCAGCCCCGAG AGCAAAGGATATGCGATTGGCAATGCTCCGGAGTTGGCCAAGGCACATAATAGCCATGCCAG GCCTGAGCCCCGCCACCTCCCCGAGAAGCAGAATGGCCTTAGTGCTGTGCGGACCATGGAAGCCTTCCACTTTGTCAGCTATGTGCCTATCACAGGCCGGCTTTTTGAGCTGGATGGGCTGAAGGTCTACCCCATTGACCATG ggccctggggggAGGACGAGGAGTGGACGGATAAAGCCCGGCGGGTCATCATGGAGCGTATTGGCCTCGCCACTGCAGG GGAGCCCTACCATGACATACGCTTCAATCTGATGGCGGTGGTGCCCGACCGCAGAATCAAGTATGAGGCCAGGCTACACGTGTTGAAGGTGAACCGTCAGACCATACTGGAGGCCCTGCAGCAG CTGATCAGGGTGACACAGCCAGAGCTGATTCAGACCCATAAGTCTCAAGAGTCACAGCTGCCTGAAGAGTCCAAACCCGCCAGCAGCAAGTCCCCTCTGGCACTGGAAACAAGCAGAGCTCCGGTGGCCTCTGAGAGCACCCACACAG ATGGTGTGGAGGAGGTGGCTGGTTCGTGCCCACAAGCCCCGACCCACAGCCCTCCTAGCAAACCCAAGCTGGTGGTGAAGCCTCCAGGGAGCAACATCAATGGGGttccccccaaccccactccTATTGTGCAGCGGCTGCCAGCCTTTCTGGACAATCACAACTATGCCAAGTCCCCCATGCAG GAGGAGGAAGACCTGGCAGCAGGTGTGGGCCGCAGCAGAGTTCCAGTGCGCCCGCCCCAGCAGTACTCAGACGACGAGGATGACTACGAGGATGAGGAGGAGGACGACGCACAGAGCACCAGCTCCGCCATCAG GTATAAGCGAAAGGGCCCGGGGAAGCCAGGGCCGTTGAGCAGCTCTGGGGATGGGCAACTGTCAGTGCTGCAGCCCAACACTATCAGCGTCTTGGCCGAGAAGCTCACAGAGTCCCAGAAGGACCTCTCGATTCCCCTGTCCATCAAGACGAGCAGCGGGGCCGGGAGTCCGGCTGTGGCAGTGCCCACACACTCGCAGCCCTCGCCCACCCCCAGCAACGAGAGCACGGACACAGCCTCTGAGATTGGCAGCGCTTTCAATTCGCCACTGCGCTCGCCTATCCGCTCAGCCAACCCCACGCGGCCCTCTAGTCCCGTCACCTCCCACATCTCCAAGGTGCTTTTTGGAGAGGACGACAGCCTGCTGCGTGTTGACTGCATACGCTACAATCGTGCTGTACGCGACCTGGGTCCTGTCATCAGCACGGGCCTCCTGCACCTGGCTGAGGATGGTGTGCTGAGTCCCCTGGCACTGACAG AGAGTGGGAAGGGTTCCTCCCCTTCCATCAGACCGAGCCAAGGCAGCCAGGGGTCTGGCAgcccagaggagaaggaggtggtggAGGCTGTGGACAGTAGAGAGAAGCCGGGGCTGGTCAGGCCTAGCGAGCCCTTGAATGGGGAGAAGTATTCACCCAAG GAGCTGCTAGCGCTGCTGAAGTGTGTGGAGGCTGAGATTGCAAACTATGAGGCCTGTCTCAAGGAAGAagtggagaagaggaagaagttcAAG ATTGACGACCAGAGAAGGACCCACAACTACGATGAGTTCATCTGCACCTTCATCTCCATGCTGGCTCAGGAAG GCATGCTGGCCAACCTGGTGGAGCAGAACATCTCAGTGCGACGGCGCCAGGGGGTCAGCATTGGCCGGCTCCACAAGCAGCGGAAGCCGGACCGGCGGAAACGCTCCCGTCCCTATAAGGCCAAGCGCCAGTGA